Proteins from a single region of Geothrix sp. PMB-07:
- a CDS encoding ABC transporter ATP-binding protein → MSDPIIHLEAIKKVFTTDEVETHALSEVHLDIREGEFVSIAGPSGCGKSTLLSILGLLDTPTGGTYILNKKPASGLKLAERARIRNREIGFIFQSFNLIGDLTVFENVELPLVYRGMPAAERRTRALNVLEDVGMSHRARHLPSQLSGGQQQRVAVARALAGKPSILLADEPTGNLDSANGESVMELLKELHRRGSTICMVTHDTRFAGAADRTVHLFDGRIVSEEEARKQHTA, encoded by the coding sequence ATGTCTGACCCCATCATCCACCTCGAAGCCATCAAGAAGGTCTTCACCACCGACGAGGTGGAGACGCACGCCCTATCTGAAGTGCACCTCGACATCCGCGAGGGCGAGTTCGTTTCCATCGCAGGCCCTTCGGGCTGCGGCAAGTCCACGCTGCTTTCCATTCTGGGCCTGTTGGACACGCCCACCGGCGGCACCTACATCCTGAACAAGAAGCCGGCGTCGGGCCTGAAGCTCGCCGAACGCGCCCGCATCCGCAACCGCGAGATCGGCTTCATCTTCCAGAGCTTCAACCTCATCGGTGATCTCACGGTGTTTGAGAACGTGGAGCTGCCCCTGGTCTATCGCGGCATGCCCGCCGCGGAACGCCGCACCCGCGCGCTGAACGTGCTCGAGGACGTGGGCATGAGCCACCGCGCGCGCCACCTGCCCAGCCAGCTCAGCGGCGGCCAGCAGCAGCGCGTGGCCGTGGCCCGCGCCCTGGCGGGCAAGCCCAGCATCCTGCTGGCGGACGAGCCCACGGGCAACCTCGACAGCGCCAACGGCGAATCCGTGATGGAACTGCTGAAGGAACTCCACCGCCGCGGCTCGACCATCTGCATGGTGACGCACGACACGCGCTTCGCCGGCGCCGCCGACCGCACCGTGCATCTCTTCGATGGTCGCATCGTCAGCGAAGAAGAGGCCCGGAAGCAGCACACCGCCTAG
- a CDS encoding ABC transporter permease, with product MSAFLFNLRWAFRSLLRAPAFSLMVVLTLGLGIGANTTVFSLMERRLFRSMTLPDPSRVMVVTEFKDAGFDNLSWPDYQDVAREVTTFSATAAVASGSVNLTGDGEPERVRSGRVTWRFFEVAGIQPFLGRGFSAAEGELNGPKAVVLTHGFWKRRFGSDVSLVGHSIRLDGEDVPVIGILPATFRVPYQVGSSEVFVPLRLTPVQQEQRGSHFLGGIGRVKPGVDPQAARREVEGIIQRLAAAYPGTNAGHRAKVVPMQEEATRNARPLLLALTGAVLFVLLIACANVANLIMARSAAREREVSIRAALGAGRSQLVAQMLTEAALLALGGAAAGLLVARYAMVALQRIIPPSPLDGPPMDGTMVSISLVTALVSVFLFALLPAWQASRVNLESSLREGAKGTGAQAQKRMRRALVTAEVALATTLLAGAGLMIRSVSVLQQVDPGFRAERVLTAAFALPRAKYGTPELQRGFAERLLRRAKETPGVLSAAVVDTLPLGGSTSTSTYQLDGQVSSGDSPHAQVMEIGGEYFEALGIPLLRGRSFQGPEAGSAVVSAAFANRHWPGQDPTGRRLSFDGTGGPWLTIIGVAGDVRARRLAEAPGPQVYLPMQNPTGGNIDFFTLVLRGDAAPESLIPGLKAAMRDLDPDLPASQVRSMPTLIAQGMDEYRAQGVLFGAFGLVALLLSAVGVYGVTSFLVAQRRREIGIRMALGAQIRDVLALIVGQGARTLGLGLLIGLAAALLLGRLLQAQLYGVTPQDPAIHLLVLAVLGLIGLTACLIPALRAARVDPSQALRAD from the coding sequence ATGAGCGCCTTCCTCTTCAATCTCCGTTGGGCCTTTCGTAGCCTGCTGCGGGCACCGGCCTTCAGTCTGATGGTGGTACTGACGCTGGGTCTTGGCATCGGTGCCAACACCACGGTGTTCAGCCTCATGGAGCGGCGACTTTTCCGCTCAATGACCCTGCCGGATCCCTCGCGGGTGATGGTGGTGACGGAGTTCAAGGATGCGGGCTTCGACAACCTGTCGTGGCCCGACTACCAGGATGTGGCCCGCGAAGTGACCACCTTCTCGGCCACGGCGGCGGTGGCCAGCGGCTCGGTCAACCTCACGGGGGATGGTGAACCGGAGCGCGTCCGCTCGGGGCGGGTGACGTGGCGATTCTTCGAGGTGGCGGGCATCCAGCCCTTCCTGGGGCGGGGGTTCTCGGCCGCGGAGGGTGAGCTGAATGGTCCCAAGGCCGTGGTGCTGACCCACGGTTTCTGGAAGCGCCGTTTTGGCTCGGACGTGAGTCTGGTCGGCCACAGCATCCGCCTGGATGGCGAGGATGTGCCCGTGATCGGCATCCTCCCCGCGACATTCAGGGTGCCCTACCAGGTGGGATCGTCCGAGGTGTTCGTGCCCCTGCGTCTGACTCCCGTCCAGCAGGAACAGCGAGGTTCCCACTTCCTGGGGGGCATCGGCCGCGTGAAGCCCGGGGTCGACCCGCAGGCGGCCCGGCGCGAGGTGGAGGGCATCATCCAGCGTCTGGCTGCGGCCTATCCCGGCACCAATGCGGGCCACCGCGCCAAGGTGGTGCCCATGCAGGAGGAAGCCACCCGCAACGCGCGGCCGCTTCTCCTTGCTTTGACAGGCGCTGTTCTTTTCGTACTGCTCATCGCCTGCGCCAATGTGGCCAACCTGATCATGGCCCGGAGCGCCGCCCGGGAGCGGGAAGTGTCCATCCGGGCGGCACTGGGTGCGGGGCGTTCGCAGCTCGTGGCCCAGATGCTCACAGAGGCGGCGCTCCTGGCGCTGGGTGGGGCTGCGGCGGGCCTGCTGGTGGCCCGCTACGCCATGGTGGCGCTGCAGCGCATCATTCCGCCCTCGCCCCTGGATGGGCCGCCCATGGATGGCACCATGGTGAGCATCAGCCTGGTGACGGCCCTTGTCTCGGTGTTTCTCTTCGCCCTCCTGCCCGCCTGGCAGGCCAGCCGCGTGAACCTGGAATCGAGCCTGCGCGAGGGGGCCAAGGGTACCGGCGCGCAGGCCCAGAAGCGGATGCGCCGCGCGCTGGTCACGGCCGAAGTGGCCTTGGCCACCACCTTGTTGGCCGGCGCGGGGCTTATGATCCGCAGCGTCTCCGTCCTTCAACAAGTGGACCCCGGATTCCGGGCCGAGCGGGTGCTGACCGCCGCCTTCGCGTTGCCGCGGGCCAAGTACGGCACGCCCGAACTTCAGCGGGGTTTCGCTGAACGGCTGCTGCGCCGGGCGAAGGAGACGCCTGGGGTGTTGTCGGCGGCCGTGGTGGATACCCTGCCCCTCGGGGGAAGCACGTCCACATCCACCTACCAGCTGGACGGGCAGGTGTCCTCCGGCGACAGCCCTCATGCCCAAGTGATGGAAATCGGCGGCGAGTACTTCGAGGCCCTGGGCATTCCGCTGCTCCGGGGGCGTTCTTTCCAAGGCCCGGAAGCGGGCTCTGCCGTCGTGTCGGCGGCCTTCGCCAACCGCCACTGGCCCGGACAGGATCCCACAGGCCGAAGGCTCTCCTTCGATGGCACGGGCGGGCCCTGGCTGACCATCATCGGCGTCGCGGGGGATGTGCGGGCGCGGCGCCTGGCAGAAGCGCCCGGGCCGCAGGTCTACCTGCCCATGCAGAATCCAACCGGCGGCAACATCGACTTCTTCACCCTGGTACTGCGAGGTGACGCCGCGCCTGAATCTCTGATCCCTGGGCTCAAGGCGGCCATGCGGGATCTGGATCCGGACTTGCCTGCCTCCCAGGTGCGCAGCATGCCCACCCTCATCGCCCAGGGCATGGATGAATACCGCGCCCAAGGCGTGCTTTTCGGTGCTTTCGGGCTGGTCGCGTTACTGCTCTCGGCGGTGGGCGTGTATGGCGTCACGAGCTTTCTGGTAGCCCAGCGCCGACGGGAGATTGGCATCCGCATGGCCCTTGGTGCCCAGATCCGGGATGTCCTGGCGCTCATCGTTGGCCAGGGGGCTCGCACGCTGGGGCTCGGCCTGCTGATCGGACTGGCCGCGGCCCTGCTGCTGGGGCGGCTGCTGCAGGCGCAGCTCTATGGCGTCACCCCGCAGGATCCGGCCATCCATCTTCTGGTGCTCGCCGTCCTGGGCCTGATCGGCCTCACGGCCTGTCTCATTCCCGCCCTGCGTGCGGCGCGGGTGGACCCCAGCCAGGCGCTGCGCGCGGATTAG
- a CDS encoding FtsX-like permease family protein, producing the protein MNPLVSTLRASLRSVRRSPGFALSAILTLALGLAGALALATVVHGVLLRPLPYPGASRLAAVTVRLGGESLEAVSPTDMPDLEMGSQVCEELLLFGSSSTLELEAGSRFCLTSAQPVDINLLAALGARPEHGRLFQLGDGPDVVVLTHEAWHREFGGDLQLVGHSVQLDGRPRLVAGITAPGFRMPDSQPMPDAFLVLDRTQGNRGGFMLKALARLRPGVSLAQLNADFAARSQAMAQAHPDTNQQVVYRAEDLQTHLLGDRSKSLLLALGLAGLLLLIACVNVAHLFLTRSLERRQELALRWALGAGPGEMLRLHLAEGLVVGLPAAALGLAGAWLAMRLLPVFLPQQLTLREVRPDGWEVLLALVLVLLTSLLFALLPLRQGQDPDLGTDLRSGTRTSTPGGRRLRGVLVAAQSALAVVMLAMGGLFTASFLRALRREPGYHLREGVAFTLTLPKRRYSTAASVEAMRSNLQARLETLPGVRSAVFCTALPNGRGFTMITCVSSLPVSGPMGDWPTATMVGTTPG; encoded by the coding sequence ATGAACCCACTCGTCTCCACGCTCCGGGCCTCCCTCCGCTCCGTCCGACGCAGCCCCGGGTTTGCCCTGTCCGCCATCCTCACCCTGGCCCTCGGCCTTGCCGGGGCCTTGGCCTTGGCCACGGTGGTGCACGGCGTGCTGCTGCGGCCCCTTCCGTACCCAGGTGCTTCCCGCCTGGCCGCAGTCACGGTGCGGCTCGGCGGCGAGTCTCTGGAGGCCGTCAGCCCCACGGACATGCCTGACCTCGAGATGGGATCCCAGGTCTGCGAGGAGCTGCTGCTGTTCGGCAGTTCAAGCACGCTGGAGCTGGAGGCAGGCAGCCGCTTCTGTCTGACCAGCGCTCAGCCCGTGGACATCAACCTGCTCGCGGCGCTGGGTGCGCGGCCGGAGCACGGACGTCTCTTCCAACTCGGGGACGGCCCGGATGTGGTGGTGCTCACCCACGAGGCCTGGCACCGTGAATTCGGAGGCGATCTCCAGCTCGTGGGCCACAGCGTTCAGTTGGATGGACGGCCCCGTCTGGTGGCGGGGATCACGGCGCCGGGTTTCCGGATGCCCGATTCGCAGCCCATGCCGGATGCCTTCCTGGTGCTGGATCGAACGCAGGGGAACCGAGGTGGCTTCATGCTGAAGGCCCTCGCGCGCCTTCGTCCTGGGGTCTCCCTGGCCCAACTCAACGCGGATTTCGCGGCGCGATCCCAGGCCATGGCCCAGGCCCATCCCGACACGAATCAGCAGGTGGTCTACCGGGCCGAGGACCTGCAGACGCACCTGCTGGGCGACCGCTCCAAGAGCCTGCTGCTGGCCCTGGGGCTGGCCGGCCTGCTGCTGCTCATCGCCTGCGTCAATGTGGCTCACCTCTTCCTGACCCGCAGCCTGGAGCGTCGGCAGGAATTGGCCCTGCGCTGGGCCCTGGGGGCGGGTCCCGGGGAGATGCTGCGGCTGCACCTGGCGGAAGGGCTGGTGGTGGGCCTGCCCGCCGCCGCGCTCGGCCTCGCAGGCGCCTGGCTGGCCATGCGCTTGCTGCCGGTGTTCCTGCCTCAGCAGCTGACCCTGCGGGAGGTCCGGCCAGATGGCTGGGAAGTGCTGCTGGCCCTGGTTCTGGTTCTGCTCACGAGCCTGCTGTTCGCCCTGCTTCCCCTCCGCCAGGGGCAGGATCCAGACCTGGGCACCGACCTGCGCAGCGGCACCCGCACCAGCACCCCGGGCGGACGGCGCCTCCGCGGGGTGCTGGTGGCCGCGCAGAGCGCGCTGGCGGTGGTGATGCTGGCCATGGGAGGCCTGTTCACGGCGAGCTTCCTCAGGGCCCTGCGGCGCGAGCCGGGCTACCACCTTCGGGAGGGCGTGGCCTTCACCCTCACCCTGCCCAAGCGCCGCTATTCCACGGCGGCGTCGGTCGAAGCCATGCGATCGAACCTCCAGGCGCGCCTGGAGACGCTTCCGGGTGTGCGCAGCGCGGTCTTCTGCACCGCCCTGCCCAACGGGAGGGGTTTCACCATGATCACCTGTGTCTCGTCGCTGCCGGTTTCGGGCCCCATGGGGGACTGGCCCACGGCCACCATGGTGGGCACGACCCCCGGCTAG
- a CDS encoding FtsX-like permease family protein, with protein MGIPLKEGRDLQASDRPGAPLVTVLSEMAARQLFPGRSALGQVVQTGMGSAEHPDGMAFEVVGVCGDVIHGDVREQPTPHCYFPAVQSSRRRYEVALATDQSPQALRPHLQAQLRDLDPRLSVEGLASLRELNLKRLADLRQATWLLGLFAGLGLFLGFSGVASVVSSQVARRTHEIGLRMALGAGLAALLMAILKRPLVQVLAGSLVGAGVAGILGRLVASRLFQTPPTDPLILVLAVLAFCAAAALASLIPALRAAGLDPATALRSE; from the coding sequence ATGGGCATTCCGCTGAAGGAGGGGCGTGACCTCCAGGCCTCCGACCGCCCCGGCGCCCCGCTGGTCACGGTGCTGAGCGAGATGGCCGCCCGCCAGCTGTTCCCAGGCCGATCGGCCCTGGGGCAGGTCGTTCAGACCGGCATGGGCTCCGCAGAGCATCCCGACGGCATGGCCTTCGAGGTGGTGGGCGTCTGCGGCGATGTGATCCACGGCGACGTGCGGGAACAGCCCACACCCCACTGCTACTTCCCTGCGGTTCAATCCTCCCGCAGGCGCTACGAGGTGGCGCTGGCGACGGATCAGAGTCCCCAGGCCCTGCGACCCCACCTTCAGGCCCAGTTGAGGGATCTGGATCCGCGGCTCTCGGTGGAGGGTCTCGCGTCGCTGCGGGAGCTGAATCTGAAACGCCTGGCGGATCTGCGCCAGGCGACCTGGCTGTTGGGCCTATTCGCGGGCCTGGGTCTGTTCCTCGGGTTTTCCGGTGTGGCCAGCGTGGTGTCGAGCCAGGTGGCCCGACGCACACACGAGATCGGTCTTCGCATGGCGTTGGGTGCTGGCCTGGCCGCCCTGCTGATGGCGATCCTCAAGCGCCCGCTGGTCCAAGTGCTGGCAGGCTCCCTGGTGGGCGCAGGGGTGGCTGGGATCCTGGGTCGTCTGGTGGCTTCGCGGCTCTTCCAGACCCCGCCTACCGATCCGCTGATCCTGGTGCTGGCCGTCCTGGCCTTCTGCGCCGCCGCGGCCCTGGCCAGCCTCATCCCCGCCCTGCGCGCCGCAGGCCTGGATCCAGCCACGGCCCTTCGTTCGGAGTGA